One Nicotiana tomentosiformis chromosome 4, ASM39032v3, whole genome shotgun sequence genomic window carries:
- the LOC138909579 gene encoding uncharacterized protein, translating to MPTIKLAKWQILLSKFDIMYITQMSIKGQALADHLVKNPVEGDYEPLIMYFPDEEVLFAGEDIAELYTRWRMFFDGAANFKGVGIGAVLILEFGQYYPASAKIRFLCTNNMAEYEACILGIIIVVDININELLAIGDSDLQIHQVQGEWSTKNVKILSCLHSVKELCKKFTKIKFKHTSRI from the coding sequence ATGCCTACCATAAAGCTAGCTAAATGGCAAATTCTCCTCAGCAAATTTGACATTATGTACATAACTCAAATGTCTATCAAAGGACAAGCTTTAGCCGACCACCTCGTCAAGAATCCAGTGGAAGGGGATTATGAACCACTTATCATGTATTTCCCCGATGAAGAAGTACTATTTGCCGGGGAAGATATTGCAGAATTATACACTAGGTGGaggatgtttttcgatggagcagcaaacttcaaaggagtcggGATTGGGGCAGTCCTGATTTTAGAATTTGGACAATACTATCCAGCAtcggcaaagataagattcctttgtaccaataatatggctgaatacgaGGCATGCATCCTTGGAATCATAATCGTAGTCGACATAAACATCAACGAACTTTTGGCCATAGGAGATTCCGATTTGCAGATCCACCAAGTCCAAGGAGAATGGTCaaccaagaatgtcaagatactGTCGTGCCTGCACAGTGTGAAGGAGCtgtgcaagaagttcacaaagattaAGTTCAAACACACCTCTAGAATTTAG